The Asterias rubens chromosome 14, eAstRub1.3, whole genome shotgun sequence DNA segment GTTATTCATTATACCCTAGCATACataaccaagtaaatttgtcaAGTCAAGTTAttaagtaaacaaacaacatgTATATAAagcttttgaaataaatttatttccCTTGGTAACAAGAAATTATAGATAATCGTAGCAAGTTACAAATGCTGTTATTCCATTcagttgtgtacattttgtgccTGCAAAATTCGATGCTTTGAGGCTTTTTTTAAGGTAATGTAAACAGTGACATCTTGTATAAAATTTGGCTTTGATCTATTCAGGTATATGTGTCTCTCTGGAGTGCTACAAATGCACATTTTCTGATGAGGGCTGCCAAGATTTGTCATTATCAGCACCACCAGGTTTGGAAACCTGCGCCGACGGTAGCATATGTCATGTAAGTATTCACAACTAGATTGGAAATTTTCCCTTTTGATTCTGCATTCTAAAACTTCTTGTTAAccaaaatgcatttcataacaaacggtttctaACGCtgttcatggaccaactcgtccaaaccaaggcaacgtgtacctTCAAACATTTGCGATCTTCTCAGTTTGCTACTGAGATGATCTGGTTTTCCTGAACATACAATGGTAATATTTTGTTCAGTCACAATCAAATACtccatttgaaaacaaaaaacactctgaacaatttctttaattattaCGGCTAAATAACTTTTTTCAAAAGCACATGCCACCCTTACCAAACCAATTGCTCATGTAAGAAACAGCGGATGTTTTCAGACGTTCATAAATATATAAACAGTATCATGATTGTTAATAATTGCATTTGGTTTCTTGATGTCATTTATGCCCTGATGTAGGTCACACGACTGACTTTAGCAAATGGAGACGTAGTCGACGCTGAAAGAGGCTGTATACCCGACTCTGACTGTTATAACGGCTGTTCTGGGTTCCTTGATGAGTCACCAGAATGTACATCTTGCTGCATCGAAGACCGCTGCAATAGCGGTGTGCCGATTTTTGAAGACGTTTCTTGCTATGAATGTTATAACATCCATTTAATAACAGGGGGAGATGGACCTAGTGCTTGCGACTACCCTTTCAACCCGCATGATGTATCGGTTGGAACAACAACCTGCTACTCCGGCCATTGTGCGGTATGTTACCTTTAGTGCGTTACTTCTTCGTATGAATTGTTTGTGAACACACTTGTGAAAGTgtatattggtttgcggtaacaccatgtgtgtatctactagtcgtagtcatcgtcaggagacgtGAGAAACATAACTTAAAGTTTAAGTGGCTAGGGCAAGGTTGGTTATCCGCTGGATTTCTTTGCAACATAGACTGGTCCGCTGTCTCAAGGGAGTTCCACAAGGCCTGTGATAAAAACAAAGCCTTATATAGTATGTCGTGGCAATGATTTGCGATAGACACACCTGCCCTTTCAGTACACATTCATCAGGTGAAATACAATCTCTAGACCAGTCTGAATACTGGGGAATTGACATGGGTTTGTTTATCCCTCGGTATATGTGACTGCACATCCCAAATATACTCTTGCGCACCATGCTTTTTTCTTTTACCGACAATGGCGACTCTTTTTCAAGCAATCCATACCTTTGGTTACGGTGCTTTGATACTTCTTAGATCATGAACTCATAATAGTATATGGTTTTAAAGAACTCCAAAGTTTAAACGGAGCTCCGGATGTGCCTTTCATATATGTTGAGAAGATGGCGACATTCTAAGCAAGAATAGACATAACGAGATCATTCATCTTGTAATTTAGACATCGTGGACGTAAGATGTAGATTTCATGAGATAATTTATTTCAGGATGATAACACCCTAATGTTATCTCGAGAACCCGATGTAAATTACAATGGAAAGAAAACATTGTACTTTTGAGATGTTGCAACATGTCGTCATCCTGAGATAATGATGTTTGTAAGACGACACTCTGCGTTCAATATGTTTTGTTTCAAcacatgggtcattccatgtcagaccaacacacttttttacctcatgtcttccgattttgataaaaattgctgtgcttgtaggtcctaatgagtaatgaatgcacaccaatttttagcccgatccgacttaccatgtggtcagggcagaaaccactaaaatctgacatttttagggtaaaatgccacctttttggtaaaaatatgtcataaccacgtcaatttttatcacatatatgcaaatttggtatcaaaatgatgagaaatgCATGCTGAAATcaattcttttgttaaaaataaattttcagaaaTGTAGGTTACTGTAATCTTTTAtaatgttatcgtgacctttgacccagtttttgaaataatgtgtcattccaaaaatcaacaaaataacgaAATAAAATTCACTTGTTAAaacatgtcttcctctatcagaatccactaagaaacagttgggctcttcaaaatttacaattttatgactatttttgtacaagtcactgtGATCTtaaatatgttatcgtgacctttgacccaatttttgaaataacgcatcattccaaaaatcaacgaaatggAAATCACTTGATATAGCATGTCGTCCTCTATCAgcatccactaagaaacaaatggcctcttcaaaatttacaactttaagactatttttgtatagttgttaggttacaaattagtcaatttataaacttcactttataaataaaaaatactaaaaaaaattcaaaaattactAAAACTGTAAATGTTTGGGATTCGTttatgttgagggctgatgtggtctaaccagaatcatactttaagatcccagcagtgacgcacccaggatttagtttgggttgtgggttgaaggggggggggggcatatttcccaaacaaaattatttccaagatggtaaaaataatgtcaccatgctgcaactctgacctcatcggaaggttagcatgccttttcgtgtgctatacgaTTAGcggcgctatgaaatggaaatcgcacaatCAGCACAAAATGGGccctgaagtcagagttgcagcatggtaaacaaattgttcttgaggatttctcagaaagttattatgcattaatttgttgttcaagattcatcacagggggttaaagcAAGACTGCATAAttttgtgatctactgaagaaaggcagacagcttctccatctcaacttTGATGTTATCTCTAGCTGGGATCACTAATAACcacagtggtgcacccgaaagggtggtggtgggggggggggggcgatggGTCTAggggattgatcccagccctccaaggtattcaatttgtttgtttgatttgttttgattttttgttttacaatcttcgaaagaaatattttgggaaaatgtggcccacccccaaaaataataaatcctgggtgcgtcactgctgataatttaaattctgattctggttaaaccacatcaaccatcaacaagacaaaaatcGCAAACCATGAAGTCTTTGAGTAACTTTAAAAACAGAAGGGTGagttttgttggtggatttattatgtaagtatataaattgactaatttgtaacctaacaactgtacaaaaatagtcataaaattgtaaattttgaagagcccagttgtttcttggttgattctgatagaggaagacatgctctatcaagtgatttttattttgttgatttgtggAATGGtgcattgtttcaaaaattgggtcaaaggtcacgacaacatattaaagatcatggtgacttgtacaaaaatagtcataaagttgtaaattttggagagcccaactgtttcttagtggattctgatagaggaagacatgctctattaagtgatttttatttcgttgatttttggaatgatacataattttaaaaactgggtcaaaggtcacgataacataatAAAGTTTACAGCGActtacatttcagaaaatttatttttgacaaaagaattgatttcagcatgcaattctcaccattttgataccaaatttgcatatgtgtgatgagaattgacatggttatgacatatttttaccaaaaaggtggtattttaccctaaaaacgtcagattttagtggtttctgccctgaccacacgGTAAGTcagatcgggctaaaaattggtgtgcattcattgctcattaggacctacaagcacagcaatttttatcaaaatcggaagacatgaggtaaaaaagtgcgttggtctgacatggaatgacccacatATGAGTGACTAATTATCCTTTTTGTGTTTTCCCACAGGTCTACTATCAAAAGGGATCGTCCAAAAACACGGTCGTATACAGAGGATgtccagatttagaattaaaaTGCCGATCGACTAAAACCCAATGTAAAGGAAGCGAGTGTATTGACTGCTGCTCGGGCAACTTATGTAACGGACAAGTCACTGCTAGAAGTCTAGACAGCATTGAACAAAGCACTGCTAGTGTAGCCAACAACAAGCAAGCTACCAATAATGTATCCAGCAACGGACACACCATTAATGTAGCCAGCTATGGACGTAACATTTGTGTTATCTCACTTGCCAGCATTTGGCTGAATTGGTTCATAAATAACTGGCATAATATAACCTTGATTTGATTAGAAAGCCACATTCGTTTAGTTATAATGACATTAAATAGTTAGTGGATGGTATTATAACTActttaatatttatttgcaaTTTGATAAAAAGGTTGGCATTTTGATAAAAGCTCTTGTGTTGATCAAAAGTAGCCGGTGTCTTTataaagtaataatattaaagggtttatttttttgttatagccaaataataatatttcgagAATTTTAGTTTGCTTTTGAAAAGGGAACAGCATCGGTTCCTCAAGGTACCAATAAATTACCTCATAATAAGAAAACAGAAATCGTCCAGTTGAGCTTATTTTCCTTCCCATGTGccgaatgaaaacaaacaacccttttcaagtttgatgaacatctgacgtcattgCAGGCGCCCTTAGTGAATGTTAGATGGAAATAAAATTAAGGTTGGGTTCAGTAAAAGAGGCACATCAATAAatattaggttttttttatgcagcACCATTTATTTTGTGGCGTTTTTAAAACTACTAACCTTCGGTAATTCTCAACCAAATGTGTGTCTTGTTTTGACTCCGAGTTGCCTGTGAACAATGCCCTGTGTGACATGCATCCTTAAATCTAATACAGTGGCTTCTTCTTGTACCAAATCCAGGTAACAACAGATTTTATGCGAAGTGGAAGTAAAGAATTCTCAAGAAGCTGTATATCCGAGTAAGAGTGTAAGAGTAATTGCTCTTCGTATTCAGTGAGTGGTAACCAGTGTCGAAGCCTTTGCTGCAGCGAAGACTTATGTAACAGAGGTGACGTTGAGCCGTTTGATGGAAACATCTCCTGCTATGGATGCAACAGGTCACTTTCTGCTGCGTGCAATGACGATTTCAATCCAGCCGATCCATCAGTTGTTTATGGTTTCATGCACATCCGGCCAATGCGCGGTAAGCATTTCCATCAAAATTTCTGTCTCGCATTATAAGTGATGTGGTCTTCTTGCTTTTTTCCCCAAAGCACACTCGTTGTAAACCAAAGTCTAGATGTGTATAGActggttcctttttgtgaaataattgttatcatttGTTATGGATACAGGGAACTTCActagtgtttgtttttgtcagaGCATCATTCAATCCATTGAAACTTtatgttgtattattattattattttcttttttttgtgtgtcaCGGGCCCTAATTATCGCACGGCCACAACCCTGTCGGTTTTAAACAGCAgcttaagaactcgtcgctacccttttccCCTTGTTTTTTactgatcaaatttgtcatggCCGGGGACATAAATCAATGCAATTTCATCCCTCCAGATCTTTCATTACAAAGAATGGTCTCAGAACTCAATTGTGCACAGAGGGTGCCCTAGCGACGGAGTCGTCATGCTGGCCTGAAACACTGCACGGAAAGCTGTGTTTCAGGCACTGACTGGTCCCAGTGGTGCTACAACAGCCAATACTAACCAAGATGACGACCAAGATGACGACCAAGATGACGACCAAGATGACGAACAAGATGACGAACAAGATGGCGACCAAGATGACACTGGTAAAGGAACCCGTTTGTACAAGTACCCGTGTGACATTTTGATTATTTCACTGATGGGCAGTGTGCTGCGTTGGTCGATAAATAATTACTGAAAGTTGAATCGTGAAAAAAggttttgggacgcttggtggcagcagatttaccaactacaatccattgttctcggtcatgtgcgcattctcagaactacgtaatcaatggcaatttacctggtaagtctgctgccacaaagcgttcaaaagtctcaaATAATCGCAAGTTGTTAAAATAATAGCTAAaatctttatttattatttgataaagaATGTAAGTCACTTGTCGATGAAAACGGCCCTTCTTCTTCAAATAAAGGGAGTTGACATTGCTTTGGAATAAAAATGGTGACTTAAAGTAAAGGTTATACGTTTGTTAAATTATatatgtgacgtcactctattgttgaaaaagtagattatttttacgaatctaagtgtagattcgtaaaataATC contains these protein-coding regions:
- the LOC117299718 gene encoding uncharacterized protein LOC117299718 yields the protein MKNLVLLLLLVCTLHGICVSLECYKCTFSDEGCQDLSLSAPPGLETCADGSICHVTRLTLANGDVVDAERGCIPDSDCYNGCSGFLDESPECTSCCIEDRCNSGVPIFEDVSCYECYNIHLITGGDGPSACDYPFNPHDVSVGTTTCYSGHCAVYYQKGSSKNTVVYRGCPDLELKCRSTKTQCKGSECIDCCSGNLCNGQVTARSLDSIEQSTASVANNKQATNNVSSNGHTINVASYGRNICVISLASIWLNWFINNWHNITLI